The Plasmodium chabaudi chabaudi strain AS genome assembly, chromosome: 14 genome contains the following window.
tttttaccAAAAAGGGCAGCTTTAAGtaacatattaataatattttcatcatattcATGAGTAGAAGCATTTAAGCATTCTTCAATAGCAATATCAAGATTGTCATTAAACGCTCTAATTTCATCATCTAAACATATACTTccatttgcatatttttcataagaataaaaaagcaTTGCTGAAGAAGTACAACTGCCTATactaaaaatgttaaatgTCGATTTTCTTATTCTACTTATATATTCTAAATATTCAttacttattattttaacacCATATATATCTCCTATAAGGTATAAATGACTTCTATATTGATAAGGAATCCATTGGTTTTTAGGCCCACCAATAAATAACATGtgttgtatataattagaAGGTGTGATTAATGGGGTATATACTGCTAAACAATCATCACCACACCATACGATTtgctttatattttttttattatctaaAACTGTTTCTTCAatgcatttatttaaatttttagttaaatatatttttataataccATTGTCTGATAAAAATGCTATAATAGCCCCAGATTTTGATACacacatattaatatatgggTGAGTATAATCTgtatcataatatttaaatcgatttttatttaataatacaaatccTCCATTTTGTAATGTTATTAtcaaatgtatatttaattcttttgtttctttgggtttattatttattatgttattTTGTTTGTCTCGTTTATTTAGATCATATGCcgataattttattaacgattttatttttttttttttcgcacttttttttaacttttttttgtttccatTCTTATCATcagaattattattgttaataGCAGTGGATGGAAATGATTTTGTTTCATCACTCCAGGATATTCTATAGTCCTCCTTGCATTCAGTGAGCACATTATTACTCGATACTGTTGTATTTTCATTAGGACTTCCCTTTTTAAAATCAAAAGGATTTGTAATgtaactttttaaatttaatttcattaaattattactagctctattttcaaaatagttattttcaaaatttaaatcGTCATTTAATTGATCTTCATTTACTGACCATACACAACTCGgcatttcttttaaatctATATATGGATATCTAACACAATTGCTGCCactaaaataataattaacatatatatttaatttttcagttattataacaataccttcatcaattatttttccatataatataccttcatttttaatattatcgTCTAAGGAAAAaacgtattttttttcacaaaagCATGAATATACTCGAActatattatcatcaaaaagaaaaattaaatcatTATCTTTATTCCAGCCCATACATATTAacttttcataatttaatagACAACTAGATATTAATCTACCTATATTTGTGTATATTCTTAAATTATCTTCTTTCTTATAAATATCaaatttatctttatttcgTAAAATGGCGATTAGTCCTAATTTTCCTGAACAAATAGTACTATCCTTTAGTACGTCTTCGTTCGCCCACAGCATATTacttactttttttttcccatAGTAGGTATTGTCAATATTTTCCCATTCATTTGTATTCATCTTTCAACTAAAAGTGTAAAAGTATAGGAATGATGGCGtgtacatgcatatatatttatttaattatttgctgatagataaatataacaacTCTCAATAGTGGAACATTtctgtataatttttcttatttatacttatatttatcattttttacaaaaataaaaaatgattaaaAGCTGTAGACGCTAAATAATTCGGCTTATGACTTTTTTGGGAACGTCTGTGATTTCCTTAAAGTTAGCAGgacttatatttatgtatgtGTTACATAAATATGCGTATTTTCTCCTTAAGAGTGCAATACTTTGAGCTAAACTGTAAActgaatataaatttatattataaatggCATTAAAAAGTTACTTCAAATAAATGAGATATACACTACGCAAAATGCTATATCTTCATTAAAATACATggtacaaaaaaaaaggaagagaaataaagaaaaaaaaataataggtTAATTTCGCTAAAaatactatatatttttggccgtaaacatatattattaaaaaatactaaaaaaaaatagttttcatactattatattcattattgaAAAGTATGATATTAGCATTTTCCCCTTGCTAATTTTAATTGAATTTTTCGTACATTTGaagatttaaaataatttaatgtgttaaggaataaaaaatatatatattaaaactgAGGAAAGcttagtatttttttcataaaaaaacaactttaataaatatataaaatatt
Protein-coding sequences here:
- a CDS encoding vacuolar protein sorting-associated protein 16, putative encodes the protein MNTNEWENIDNTYYGKKKVSNMLWANEDVLKDSTICSGKLGLIAILRNKDKFDIYKKEDNLRIYTNIGRLISSCLLNYEKLICMGWNKDNDLIFLFDDNIVRVYSCFCEKKYVFSLDDNIKNEGILYGKIIDEGIVIITEKLNIYVNYYFSGSNCVRYPYIDLKEMPSCVWSVNEDQLNDDLNFENNYFENRASNNLMKLNLKSYITNPFDFKKGSPNENTTVSSNNVLTECKEDYRISWSDETKSFPSTAINNNNSDDKNGNKKKLKKSAKKKKIKSLIKLSAYDLNKRDKQNNIINNKPKETKELNIHLIITLQNGGFVLLNKNRFKYYDTDYTHPYINMCVSKSGAIIAFLSDNGIIKIYLTKNLNKCIEETVLDNKKNIKQIVWCGDDCLAVYTPLITPSNYIQHMLFIGGPKNQWIPYQYRSHLYLIGDIYGVKIISNEYLEYISRIRKSTFNIFSIGSCTSSAMLFYSYEKYANGSICLDDEIRAFNDNLDIAIEECLNASTHEYDENIINMLLKAALFGKNFMKFNYSSKKTILYCLYLRICMNVRKPPLDIYITAAELEYMSIPKFVQYIAKRKEYFLAYRICEYAGINTDNILIEWCKEKIEKSIELTDEQLCAAIIDKIGDKKNMNYSYIAFIAAKCLRPQLATIIVQYEENKKKQIEMLIKLANYSLSMEKAILSKDIELVYLCITNILNKEQVNANGEKEFNTLIDIFNQNIHAYNCFYAYCNKTKQYNLLKEFYEKSGQHSKAAFVTLQLALSKKNVEQKKTWLAYSAGFLTTDNMDSHIKFVHTSIMNNIDLLNYQKELEMKYNKKSVIGYPHKILGLSLMKTVEYTLAVGEFLDADHLFKRFKISEPKFWRCKIYTLAKHKYFDELYNFANYRVSPIGMDYFIECVYEFGSAPLTVKFIQKIKDLNAQHKWFMKYDMKAEADQVLEDIKTKKTTTTSLFQTITDAISSMR